In a genomic window of Labeo rohita strain BAU-BD-2019 chromosome 20, IGBB_LRoh.1.0, whole genome shotgun sequence:
- the LOC127182604 gene encoding E3 ubiquitin/ISG15 ligase TRIM25 isoform X1 yields the protein MAGARVFQDELMCSVCLDLLKDPVTIQCGHSYCKSCITDCWDQEDQMRVYSCPQCRQTFSPRPALATNTMLAELVEKLKKRKHPADCDAGAGDVQCDVCTGTKYKAVKSCLVCLESYCQTHFERHKEFHSRKPHKVTDATGRLQEMICQKHEKLLEVFCRTDQKCICVLCTMDEHKNHETVSTASQRTEKQKQLKETQKTFQQRIQQREKDLQQLREAVESHKRSAQTAVEDSERIFTELIRSIERSRSELIRLIRDQEKRAVSGAEGRLEQLEQEINDLRRRDAELEQLSHTQDHIQFLQRRRLQMTFSSGNHQTWDQSFQSLSAPPESTDGNDDPFSSLVSFDGLRESVHQLRDKLEDFCKEELKKISDRVTFTNIVPRTRNDFLQYSHQLTLDLNTVSKRLRLSERNRVITFTDTDQSYPDHPDRFDEFPQVLCRESVCGRCYWELDWSQSVCISVSYKSVSRKGRGDECLFGRNDQSWSLFCSPSSYSFIHNKIVTDLPVTSISSRIGVFVDHSAGTLSFYSVSDTMSLIHTVQTTFTQPLYAGFYVTGSVKLC from the exons ATGGCAGGAGCCAGAGTTTTTCAGGATGAGTTGATGTGTTCAGTGTGTCTGGATCTCCTGAAGGACCCAGTGACCATCCagtgtggacacagttactgtaagagctgtattacagactgctgggatcaggaggatcagatgagagtctacagctgccctcagtgcagacagaccttcagtCCAAGACCTGCTTTAGCTACAAACACCATGCTGGCTGAACtggtggagaaactgaagaagaGGAAACATCCTGCTGACTGTGACGCTGGAGCTGGAGATGTGCAGTGTGACGTCTGTACTGGAACAAAATACAAAGCCGTCAAGTCCTGTCTGGTGTGTCTGGAGTCTTACtgtcaaactcattttgagCGGCACAAGGAGTTTCATTCACGTAAGCCACACAAAGTGACTGATGCCACTGGACGACTGCAGGAGATGATCTGCCAGAAACATGAGAAGCTCCTCGAGGTTTTCTGTCGCACTGACcagaaatgtatatgtgtgctgTGTACGATGGATGAACATAAAAACCATGAGACTGTATCAACTGCATCACAGAGGACAGAGAAACAG AAGCAGCTGAAGGAGACGCAGAAGACGTTCCAGCAGAGAatccagcagagagagaaagatcttcagcagctgagagaggctgtggagtctcataag cgctctgcacagacagcagtggaggacagtgagaggatctttactgagctcatccgctccattgagagaagCCGCTCTGAGCTGATACGActgatcagagatcaggaaaaGCGAGCGGTGAGTGGAGCTGAAGGACGACTGGAGCaactggagcaggagatcaatgatctgaggaggagagacgctgagctggagcagctttcacacacacaggatcacaTCCAGTTCCTGCAG AGACGCCGCTTACAAATGACTTTCAGCTCTGGAAATCATCAAACATGGGATCAG agtttccagtctctctcagcACCTCCTGAATCTACAGACGGAAATGACGATCCCTTCAGTTCTCTCGTCTCTTTTGATGGTCTGAGAGAATCTGTCCATCAGCTGAGAGACAAACTGGAGGATTTCTGCAAAGAGGAGCTCAAGAAGATCTCAGACAGAG TCACATTCACCAACATTGTTCCCAGGACCAGGAACGACTTCCTACAAT ATTCCCATCAGCTCACTCTGGATCTGAACACAGTGAGTAAACGCCTCCGTCTGTCTGAGAGAAACAGAGTGATTACATTCACTGACACAGATcagtcgtatcctgatcatccagacagatttgatgagtttcctcaggtgttgtgtagagagagtgtgtgtggacgctgttactgggagctgGATTGGAGTCAGAGTGTgtgtatatcagtgtcatataagagcgtcagcaggaagggacggggtgatgagtgtttgtttggacgtaatgatcagtcctggagtttgttcTGCTCTCCCTCCAGTTACTCATTCATACACAATAAGATAGTGACTGATCTCCCTGTGACGTCCATCagcagtagaataggagtgtttgtggatcacagtgcaggaactctgtccttctacagcgtctctgacacaatgagcctcatccacacagtccagaccacattcactcagccgctctatgCTGGGTTTTATGTTACTGgatcagtgaaactgtgttga
- the LOC127182604 gene encoding tripartite motif-containing protein 16 isoform X2, whose product MAGARVFQDELMCSVCLDLLKDPVTIQCGHSYCKSCITDCWDQEDQMRVYSCPQCRQTFSPRPALATNTMLAELVEKLKKRKHPADCDAGAGDVQCDVCTGTKYKAVKSCLVCLESYCQTHFERHKEFHSRKPHKVTDATGRLQEMICQKHEKLLEVFCRTDQKCICVLCTMDEHKNHETVSTASQRTEKQKQLKETQKTFQQRIQQREKDLQQLREAVESHKRSAQTAVEDSERIFTELIRSIERSRSELIRLIRDQEKRAVSGAEGRLEQLEQEINDLRRRDAELEQLSHTQDHIQFLQSFQSLSAPPESTDGNDDPFSSLVSFDGLRESVHQLRDKLEDFCKEELKKISDRVTFTNIVPRTRNDFLQYSHQLTLDLNTVSKRLRLSERNRVITFTDTDQSYPDHPDRFDEFPQVLCRESVCGRCYWELDWSQSVCISVSYKSVSRKGRGDECLFGRNDQSWSLFCSPSSYSFIHNKIVTDLPVTSISSRIGVFVDHSAGTLSFYSVSDTMSLIHTVQTTFTQPLYAGFYVTGSVKLC is encoded by the exons ATGGCAGGAGCCAGAGTTTTTCAGGATGAGTTGATGTGTTCAGTGTGTCTGGATCTCCTGAAGGACCCAGTGACCATCCagtgtggacacagttactgtaagagctgtattacagactgctgggatcaggaggatcagatgagagtctacagctgccctcagtgcagacagaccttcagtCCAAGACCTGCTTTAGCTACAAACACCATGCTGGCTGAACtggtggagaaactgaagaagaGGAAACATCCTGCTGACTGTGACGCTGGAGCTGGAGATGTGCAGTGTGACGTCTGTACTGGAACAAAATACAAAGCCGTCAAGTCCTGTCTGGTGTGTCTGGAGTCTTACtgtcaaactcattttgagCGGCACAAGGAGTTTCATTCACGTAAGCCACACAAAGTGACTGATGCCACTGGACGACTGCAGGAGATGATCTGCCAGAAACATGAGAAGCTCCTCGAGGTTTTCTGTCGCACTGACcagaaatgtatatgtgtgctgTGTACGATGGATGAACATAAAAACCATGAGACTGTATCAACTGCATCACAGAGGACAGAGAAACAG AAGCAGCTGAAGGAGACGCAGAAGACGTTCCAGCAGAGAatccagcagagagagaaagatcttcagcagctgagagaggctgtggagtctcataag cgctctgcacagacagcagtggaggacagtgagaggatctttactgagctcatccgctccattgagagaagCCGCTCTGAGCTGATACGActgatcagagatcaggaaaaGCGAGCGGTGAGTGGAGCTGAAGGACGACTGGAGCaactggagcaggagatcaatgatctgaggaggagagacgctgagctggagcagctttcacacacacaggatcacaTCCAGTTCCTGCAG agtttccagtctctctcagcACCTCCTGAATCTACAGACGGAAATGACGATCCCTTCAGTTCTCTCGTCTCTTTTGATGGTCTGAGAGAATCTGTCCATCAGCTGAGAGACAAACTGGAGGATTTCTGCAAAGAGGAGCTCAAGAAGATCTCAGACAGAG TCACATTCACCAACATTGTTCCCAGGACCAGGAACGACTTCCTACAAT ATTCCCATCAGCTCACTCTGGATCTGAACACAGTGAGTAAACGCCTCCGTCTGTCTGAGAGAAACAGAGTGATTACATTCACTGACACAGATcagtcgtatcctgatcatccagacagatttgatgagtttcctcaggtgttgtgtagagagagtgtgtgtggacgctgttactgggagctgGATTGGAGTCAGAGTGTgtgtatatcagtgtcatataagagcgtcagcaggaagggacggggtgatgagtgtttgtttggacgtaatgatcagtcctggagtttgttcTGCTCTCCCTCCAGTTACTCATTCATACACAATAAGATAGTGACTGATCTCCCTGTGACGTCCATCagcagtagaataggagtgtttgtggatcacagtgcaggaactctgtccttctacagcgtctctgacacaatgagcctcatccacacagtccagaccacattcactcagccgctctatgCTGGGTTTTATGTTACTGgatcagtgaaactgtgttga